The Deltaproteobacteria bacterium genome segment TTCGGGAGGCTTTGGATCGTGGCGGAATCGAAAAGACCGGTCTGGATCGGCGCCCTGTTGCTCACGGCGGCACTGGGGACGTTGCTGTATTTCCTGGCGGCCGAGGAGGAGCCCCTTCCGGCGCCGGCTCCAGAGCCGGTCCGCATCCTTCCCGGCTCGATGCTGGACCCCGACCGGGGCAAGGAGCCTCCGGTCGAGCCGCCACTGGAAAAGGGCGAGTTTTTCCATAACCCCGGCGACAAGAACACCTTCTACGGGAGCCCCCGCAACGACCACATGACCGGCACCGACGGCGACGATTCGCTCGCCGGCGGCGACGGCGATGACCGGCTGGAGGGCGGCAAGGGAAACGACATGCTGAAGGGCGGCCGGGGGAACGACTACCTGGACGGGGGCGAGGGCGACGACCACATCATCGGCAGCGACGGTGACGACCACATCGAGGGCGGCGAGGGCAACGATGTCGTCCGGGGCAGCGAAGGGAACGACACGATCAATGGCGGCCCCGGAGACGACGTGCTGAACGGCGGCGACGGCGACGACACGATCGACGGCGGCCCCGGCAATGACGAGCTGTACGGCGAGGAAGGCAACGACGTGCTGACCGGCGGCGAGGGGAAAGATATCCTGGATGGCGGGGACGGCGACGACATCCTCTCCGGCGGCCCCGGCAACGACATCCTTTCCGGCGGTGACGGGAATGACCGGCTTCAGGGAGGCCCCGGCGCGGACGAACTGTTCGGTGCGGGCGGCGCGGACGTTTATATCTACGCGGCCGGGGACGAAGTGGGTGGCCCGGACCGGATCAAGAACTTCAATCCCAGGGAAGGGGACGTGCTGGACCTCGCCGGCGTCATCGCCGGGCGCGGACCGGCCCGCGAGGCCTTGCGGATGAACGGCTCCATGCTCCAGATCCGCGCCGGACAGGACGAGTGGATAGACCTCGTTGACCTCGGCCGGGGCAACCACATCCTGGACGAGCTGATCGACAGCGGCGCGATCCGGTACTGAGCGGCGGCATCGCCGCGGCTGTGTCACCATGGATGCCGTTTGGCGAATGCATGCCCTGAGCCGCTTTGCGGGCTACGAAGGGCATCCTTCGCCGGTACTCATACGGCGTCAACAACTGGCTGTGAGTGGTTTCCTGTATGGCCTGCCATCCGAAGCCCGCAGGGCCAAGGATGGTGCGGATGGTGGGACTTGAACCCACACGCCGTTAGGCGCCACCCCCTCAAGATGGTGTGTCTGCCAATTCCACCACATCCGCATGAGAACCGGGAGGCCGCATCCCAGGGGAAGGCCGGCCGTCCGGAGGAGTTCCTGTTATAGCCGCTCGCGCCCGCCTTTCAAGTGGGAAGGTCCGTGGCTACTGCGCCGCTTCTTCGGCAGCGGCGGGCTTTTCGCTGGCGGCTGGGTCAGCAGCGGGCGGCGTCGCGGCCGGGGCGCCGGCGGTTTTTTCCGCCGCCGTTGCTGCCTGGACCTCGGCTGCCTTCTCGTCCTCGCCGCCGATTACGGAGCCGGTGGTACTCTTGATGAAATACGAAAGCGTGAAGCTCGTGATGAAGAACACCACGGCAAAACCGGCCGTCAGCTTCTTCTTGAACGACTCACCGCCGCCCGCGCCCATGAGCGACGACGATCCGCCGCCGCCGAAGGCCGTGCCCATGTCCGCCGATCCGGTCTGGATCAGCACCAGGACCACGAGGCAGGCCGCCACAAGCCAGTGAATAACCGTCAGAAATGTTTCCATATTCCCAATCCTGTTCCGGGCAGAGGGCTGCCGGGAGGGCGGAGCCTAGCCGCAACCCACGATGGCAGTAAAGTCCGAAGCCTTCAGGCTGGCGCCGCCGACCAGAAGCCCATCAACTTCCTTAATTCCCAGTATTTCCGCTGAGTTATCACGGCTCACGCTGCCGCCATAGAGAACCGGCACCGTTTCGGCTGGTTTTCCATAGCCCCGGACCACCTGCTGCCGGATGTGGCCGTGGGCGGCGGCGATCTGCTCGGCGGTGGCCGTCTGCCCGGTCCCGATGGCCCAGACGGGCTCGTAGGCGATCCAGCAGCGGCCCACCTGTTCGGGCGTCAAGTCGAGGAACGCCCCGCGGATCTGCTCGTCCAGAACGGTCACGGTCAGTCCCGCGCCGCGTTCAGTACCGGTTTCCCCCACGCAGACAAGCGGCACAAGACCCGCCTCTAGCGCAGCGCTTATCTTGGCGTTGATGAGGGGGCTCCGCTCCTTCAGTTGCTGCCGCCGCTCGGAATGACCGATGACCGCGAACACCCCGCCGGCGTCCCTGATCTGGGTGCAGGCAACCTGTCCGGTCGCGGCCCCCTCTGGCCGGTCGGAGCAGTCCTGCGCGCCCACGATCCACGGCGTGCCGGAAAGGGCGCGGGCCACCTGGGCCAGATGCAGGAAACCCGGCGCCACGCCGGCCGTGACGTCCGCCGGCGGCTTTGCCTTCGCCAGCGCACCGGCGATCTCCGCCGCCTGCGCAGCGGTGAAGTGCATCTTCCAGTTGCCGATGATGTGGCGGCGAATGGTCACAGGCGCCCACCCACATACCGCGCCAGGTCCAGCATCCGCGCCGAGTAGCCGGTTTCATTGTCGTACCAGCCGACCACTTTCACGAGGCCATCGCCCATGGTCTGCGTCAGCCGGGAATCGAAGATGCACGAGGCGGGATTGCCCGTGAAATCCACCGAGACGAGCGGCCGGTCCTCGTATTCCAGAACGCCCCTGAGAGAGCCCTCAGCCGCCTTCCGCATCGCCTCGTTCACGGCGTCGCGGTCCGCCTTGCGGCTGACCTGCACGGTGAGGTCCGTCAGCGAGACATCCGGTGTCGGCACCCGGACGGCATAGCCCGAAAGCCGCCCCTTCAGGTGCGGCAGCACCAGTCCCACCGCCTTGGCGGCGCCGGTCGTCGTGGGAATCATGCTGAGCGCGGCGCCCCGGGCCCGCCGGAGATCCTTCTTGTGCGGGGCGTCGTGGATGTTCTGGTCGTTGGTGTAGGAATGCACGGTCACCATCAGGCCGGCCGTGATGTCGAATGCGCTGTCCAGGACCATCGCCATCGGGGCGAGGCAGTTGGTCGTGCAGGAGGCGTTGGAGATCACAAGGTCGGTCTTCGGGTCGTACGTCTCGTGGTTGACCTTGTAGGCAAAGGTCCGGATTTCCGGCGACTTGGGCGGCGCCGACAGGATCACGCGCCGGGCGCCGGCGTCCAGGTGCTTTTTTGCCAGTTCGGTCTTGAGGAGCCGGCCCGTGCACTCAAGGACGATATCAACGCCCAGTTCCTTCCAGGGCAGCTTTTCCGGTTCCGGCACCGACGTGTAGCGGAACCGGCGGCCGCCCGCCACGATCTCTCCGCCCCCGGCCTTCACCGGCGAGGCGAGCCGTCCGTGAATCGAATCGAACTCCAGAAGGTGCGCCATCTGCTCGATGGGCGCGAGATCGTTCACCGCGACGATCTCGATTCCGGCGGGATCGTTCATCCACAGCCGCGCCGCCACGCGCCCGATGCGCCCGAAACCGTTGATTGCCACCCGTGTCATCGCTGAAAACCACTCCCGGCGGCCCAGGGGCCGCCAGCCTCATCTTCGTCAACGAAATCATGTAATTCCGGCACCCCTGCCGGTCAATGACAGGCACCGGCGGCCGGACCAGCACTTTCATGCCGCAGAAAAGGCAAAACGCCCGTCCCGTGAGAGATTCGGGACGGGCGCCAGCCGGAAACCGCCTGTCCGGCGGATCACATCGGGGCCAGGAGCATGCCGGCCGTCATGGCGAGCGACATGTCGCCGCCCAGACGGATCTTGCCGGCCATGAACGCCTGCTGCGGAGGCATCCGCGTCTCGCGCATCTCGTTCAGCTCGGCCTCCGAGGTCTCGATCGTGCAGCGCGGGTTCACGAGGTCGGCCGGGCCCACGAAGCCGATGCCGATCAGCGCATCGCCCTCATCCGTGGCGATCTTGATCATCATCGTGCCCGAAAGCTGCTGGCGGATCATATCCACCTTCGTCTGGTCGGGAACCATCTTGAGCATGTTCCCCACCTGGCCCGAGATGTCGCGGTCCAGTTCGCCGCCTGCCCGCTTCATTCCCATGTCGTAGGCCTGCCGGTTGGTCTTGACCGTCACAAGGGGGTCTTTCGCCCCGCCAGCCGAAATCCTGGGCTTGCCGCCTTCGGTCTTGATCGTCCACACGCCGCCGCCATCGCCCTCGATCGTCACTTCAAACTGGACGCCAAGGTCCGGGAAGGTGACGTCGCCGAGCTCGGCGAGCTTTTTGGGGATGAACTCCTCGATCAGCTGCTTGGGTGTCATGTCCGCATTTGCCATGATGTTTCTCCTTCCAGTGCTCCGCTCCGTCACGACCCCGCATGCGGTTGCGGGGTTCCTGCAGAGGGGCTGTAACCTTCCATCGCCCGGTACTTCATATTTGGGCCTGACGTACGTAGCACCGGCCATTGCGAAGCGGCAAGCTCTGGCGGGGTTTGGCGAATCCTCCAAAAAAACATAGGTTTGGTGCAGTCATGAACTACCTGTTCCGACTCCCGCTGCCCACGGTAATCGCAGCCGCGTCGTTTCTTGCCGCCTGCGAGGTGCCCCAGGTCCCCCGTCCGTCCAGCGAGACGTTCGTGACGATCGACGGCATCACGACCCGCTACCGCCACCGGGAGGGTCCGGCGCCCTGCCACCTGCTCTATCTTCACGGTTTTGCCGCTTCTGTGGAGACCTGGGACGCATTGATCGCCCGCCAGCCCGGCGGATGCACCGCCTGGGCCTTTGACCAGCCGGGCTTCGGCCTGTCGGACCGGCCAAGTCCGGCGCAGTATGCCTATGGACCCCAGGCTTTTGCCCGGCATGCGTCCAGGTTCATGGAGCAGATGGGTATCGGGCGGGCGTTCGTCGCGGGAAACTCCATGGGCGGGGCAGTTGCCATGATGCTGGCCCGGCTGTCGCCCGGAAAGGTGGAGGGGCTCATCCTGATCGATGCCAAATACACGGCCCTGAGCGTCCCCGGCCCGTTCTTTCTCCTGAACAGCACCGCCATGGCCGAACTGGCCTTCACGTTCATGACCCGGACCGCCATGCGGGCCGGGCTCCAGATGGCCTATCACGACAACCGGCTGGTGACGCCCGAACTGGTGACCCGGTACCACGAACCGCTCCAGTATGCGGGTTCGGTTCCAGCCTGGGGGGCCGCCTTCCGCGAACTGCAGCGGTGGTCGGCCAATTTCGCCCGCTATGAGGCACGCCAGATCACCCAGCCCACGACCATCATCTGGGGCGAGGATGACCTCCTGCTGCCCCTGAACGACGGCTACCGGCTGAAATACGACATCCCCGGCAGCGATCTCATCGTGCTGGGCGAGTGCGGGCACGTTCCGCAGGAAGAGATGCCCGGCGAGACGGCCCGGATCATCGACGAGTTCATCCGCGCCCATACCGGCGTCAGGCCGGAACAGGACGGCAGCAGTCCATGAAGATCCTGGTTACCGGCGCAACCGGATTCGTGGGCTCCCATGTGGCCCGCGCCCTGCTCCGGCTCGGCCACGAGGTGACGCTGTTTCACCGGAAGAGTTCAAAGCTGGACATCCTGGAAGGCGATGAGGCGCGCATGGGACACGCCATCGGCGATCTCGGCGACGCCGAAAGCTGCCTTGCGGCGGCCCGGGGGCAGGAGGCCGTGTTTCACGTGGCCGGGGACGTGGACCAGGGCGATGGCGACGTCGAGCGGCAGTACCGGATCAACGTGCAGGGGACGCGCAACATCTGCGAAGGGGCGCTCCAGCACAGGATCAGGCGGTTCGTGCATACCTCCAGCGTCTCGGCGATCGGCTACTCGCCGTACGGCGCCGAGTGTGACGAGACGACACCGTTCAACTTTGGACCGCTTGGACTCACCTACATGGAAACCAAGAACCAGGCCGAGTTCGTCGTGCAGGAATACGTCCGCCGGGGGCTCAACGCGGTGATCGTGAACCCCTCGACCCTGTACGGTCCCGGCGACCGCAAGTCGCTCATGGCCGAATCGGTCCGGGCGGCGGCGATGGGGCGGATGCCCGCCGTTCCGTCGGGCGGGATGAACTGGGTCTACGTGGACGACGTGACCAGCTGCCATCTGCTTGCCTTTGAAAAGGGACGCACGGGCGAGCGTTATATCGCTGCCGGGGAGAACATGGCCTTCCTTGAATTTGCCCGGCGCATTGCCCGGCTCAATGGCCGCCGGGGGCCGCTGGCGACCATTCCTCCAGTGGTATCCGTTGCCGGAGCGAGGGTTATTCGGGCCGCCTCATGGCTGACCCGCCGCCCGCCGCCATTTTCAGTGCCGTCGGCCCGCGTCTCGGCCGAGCGTTTGTACTATTCATCGCGCAAGGCGGTCAGTGAACTGGGATACCGGATCACGCCGTTCGATGAAGGAATGAAGCGTACGCTGGCCTGGATGCGCCATGCCGGATACCTGAAGGACTGACTGATCATGGCCGGTCCGGTTGCCGCGATCCTCACCGCCGATCTGGACGATCTGCGCGATGAGACCTGGAATGCCCTGCGGATGGCGGCGGCGTACCTTGTGCCCGGCGGAGCGGACATCGCACTGGCCCGGCTGGGAAGCAGGGGGCGGCTCGTCTCACTCCGGATCGTCCACCGGGGAAAGATCCGGACCTGCGTGGTCGAACTGACTGTCTACCCGGCCGGACAGCCCACCTGGGCAAGCTCCTGCCAGTTCCGCCTGCCGCTCTCGCGGGGCGCGGTGACGACGTTCAACTGGACGCGCCGGGGACGTGCGCTGTCGCTGCCCGAAACCGGCAGCCGGGCGGACGGCCAGTACCCCCTGTCGATGGCCCTTCCGGAGGAGGCTGGCGACGGGCTCGTTGCCCTGAAGGCGCGGATCGTCGAGCCCCGGAGCCGCCGTCCCCGCGTGCTCAAGATTTACCTTGAGCCAATGCTCGCCGACGAGCGGCCGCTCGTTGACGCCGGGGACGATCTCCCCGGCGAGGCAGCGGACGGCGATTCCTGATGCGTGTTCTCCATGTCATCCAGCGGTATCCGCCAGCCATCGGCGGCTCGGAACTCTGGGCCGCGCAGGTGGCCCGCCACCAGGTGAGCCAGGGCTGGAAGGCCACGGTCATGACGCTGGCCATCAACCTGGAGGACGAATACTGGGCACTGCCGGAACCCGCCGCCCGGAACATCGATCTCGGCCCGGCAGACGATGACCACGGCGTACGCGTGCTCCGCTATCCGCGCACGCTCCTCAATCCGTTCAAGATCAAGCGGTCCACGAATCCCGTGCTGAGCCGGCCCGGCCTTGATCCGGTGTTCGACCTTTTTTTCTCCGGGCCGCATTCGCTGGAACTTTACGGCGCGCTCCCGCTGGAGGCCGCCCGGCATGACGTCATTCATGTCCACGCATTCCCCTATCCGCACAACCGGGCCGGAATCTGGACCGCCCGGCTCCTGGGAAAGCCGGTTGTCTGCACTCCGCATTTTCACCCCGGGCTTCCCGGCTTCGAATCCGGCCGGACGCTCAGGCTGCTCAGGAGATGTGGCGCCGTGTTCTGCGTGAGCAGGTGGGAACAGGACTACCTTGCGGGGAAGGGGCTCCTCCCGGCCAGGCTCGTCGTGACGGGCAACGGCATTGACCGGTCGGGATTCGACACTCCGCTCGATCCGCTGTTCCGGTACCGGCTTGAGCGGACCCACCAGATTCCGGCTGATGCGCCGCTGGCGGCGGTGATCAGCCGGAAAGTGCCGCAGAAGGGGATGGCCTTCCTGTTCGACATCGCCCGCGAAATCGTGCGGCGCGGGCTGCCGGTCAGGATCGCCGTCGCAGGGCCGCCGAGCGCCTGGTTCGACGACATCTGGCCCCGCCAGCCCGCCAGTGTCCGCTCGGTGATTGCCGACGTGGGGCCGCTGACCACCCGCGACAAGATACAGCTACTCAGGCACAGCCGGATGCTGCTGCTGCCCTCGCGTCACGAGGCGTTCGGCATCGTGATGCTGGAGGCCTGGGCGGCCGGGATTCCGGTGGTGACGACCGATTCGGGTGCGTTGCCCTCGATCGTCAACGGCGGCGGGCTCACCGCCCCTTATGACAACAGTCCGGCGTTCGTGGACTGCATTGAGCGGTTTCTCAGAGACGAAACACTGGCAAGGGCGGCCGCCAGGGCCGGTGCAAACCAGATGGACACCACACACCGCTGGGACCGGATCGGCGACACGGTGATGGAAACGGTCGAACGGGTGGCGAAACCGGAAACGCAGAGCACTATTCGCTGAATATCTGCGCCTCGAACCGCTCGAGCCTCGCCGACCGCCAGGCATCGCGGTGCAAACCAGCCTTCTCGCAGGTGGCTTCCAGAAAGCCGGTGGCGTCGAATCCCCATTCGACCGCCACCTGGGGGAGCAGCAGGCCCCTGTGCATTCCCTTTTCGACAATAAGCCCATCGCGGCCAATGACGATATCCTCCGGCCCTGATACCGGAACGGGTTGGGTCAGTACCGACACCTCGACATGCAGGGAGGGAACCTCGGCGGCCCTGACCGGATCGAACCTTGGGTCCCTCAGGGCGGCCGAGAGAGCGCAGTCGGCGACTGTCTGATAGAGCGGGCGGCCGAAATCGAGCGTGCCGATGCAGCCGCGAAGATCGCCCGCTTTCGTGAGGGTCACGAAGGCTGCACCGGGCGCACGGAGCGCGGGTGTGAGGGCTTCCG includes the following:
- the amrA gene encoding AmmeMemoRadiSam system protein A translates to MSPEVRKLTDSEGRELLVIARAAIEHRITGRPEHRPVAEALTPALRAPGAAFVTLTKAGDLRGCIGTLDFGRPLYQTVADCALSAALRDPRFDPVRAAEVPSLHVEVSVLTQPVPVSGPEDIVIGRDGLIVEKGMHRGLLLPQVAVEWGFDATGFLEATCEKAGLHRDAWRSARLERFEAQIFSE
- a CDS encoding alpha/beta hydrolase encodes the protein MNYLFRLPLPTVIAAASFLAACEVPQVPRPSSETFVTIDGITTRYRHREGPAPCHLLYLHGFAASVETWDALIARQPGGCTAWAFDQPGFGLSDRPSPAQYAYGPQAFARHASRFMEQMGIGRAFVAGNSMGGAVAMMLARLSPGKVEGLILIDAKYTALSVPGPFFLLNSTAMAELAFTFMTRTAMRAGLQMAYHDNRLVTPELVTRYHEPLQYAGSVPAWGAAFRELQRWSANFARYEARQITQPTTIIWGEDDLLLPLNDGYRLKYDIPGSDLIVLGECGHVPQEEMPGETARIIDEFIRAHTGVRPEQDGSSP
- a CDS encoding glycosyltransferase family 4 protein, encoding MRVLHVIQRYPPAIGGSELWAAQVARHQVSQGWKATVMTLAINLEDEYWALPEPAARNIDLGPADDDHGVRVLRYPRTLLNPFKIKRSTNPVLSRPGLDPVFDLFFSGPHSLELYGALPLEAARHDVIHVHAFPYPHNRAGIWTARLLGKPVVCTPHFHPGLPGFESGRTLRLLRRCGAVFCVSRWEQDYLAGKGLLPARLVVTGNGIDRSGFDTPLDPLFRYRLERTHQIPADAPLAAVISRKVPQKGMAFLFDIAREIVRRGLPVRIAVAGPPSAWFDDIWPRQPASVRSVIADVGPLTTRDKIQLLRHSRMLLLPSRHEAFGIVMLEAWAAGIPVVTTDSGALPSIVNGGGLTAPYDNSPAFVDCIERFLRDETLARAAARAGANQMDTTHRWDRIGDTVMETVERVAKPETQSTIR
- a CDS encoding calcium-binding protein; translation: MAESKRPVWIGALLLTAALGTLLYFLAAEEEPLPAPAPEPVRILPGSMLDPDRGKEPPVEPPLEKGEFFHNPGDKNTFYGSPRNDHMTGTDGDDSLAGGDGDDRLEGGKGNDMLKGGRGNDYLDGGEGDDHIIGSDGDDHIEGGEGNDVVRGSEGNDTINGGPGDDVLNGGDGDDTIDGGPGNDELYGEEGNDVLTGGEGKDILDGGDGDDILSGGPGNDILSGGDGNDRLQGGPGADELFGAGGADVYIYAAGDEVGGPDRIKNFNPREGDVLDLAGVIAGRGPAREALRMNGSMLQIRAGQDEWIDLVDLGRGNHILDELIDSGAIRY
- the secG gene encoding preprotein translocase subunit SecG, giving the protein METFLTVIHWLVAACLVVLVLIQTGSADMGTAFGGGGSSSLMGAGGGESFKKKLTAGFAVVFFITSFTLSYFIKSTTGSVIGGEDEKAAEVQAATAAEKTAGAPAATPPAADPAASEKPAAAEEAAQ
- the tpiA gene encoding triose-phosphate isomerase, whose translation is MTIRRHIIGNWKMHFTAAQAAEIAGALAKAKPPADVTAGVAPGFLHLAQVARALSGTPWIVGAQDCSDRPEGAATGQVACTQIRDAGGVFAVIGHSERRQQLKERSPLINAKISAALEAGLVPLVCVGETGTERGAGLTVTVLDEQIRGAFLDLTPEQVGRCWIAYEPVWAIGTGQTATAEQIAAAHGHIRQQVVRGYGKPAETVPVLYGGSVSRDNSAEILGIKEVDGLLVGGASLKASDFTAIVGCG
- a CDS encoding SCP2 sterol-binding domain-containing protein; this encodes MANADMTPKQLIEEFIPKKLAELGDVTFPDLGVQFEVTIEGDGGGVWTIKTEGGKPRISAGGAKDPLVTVKTNRQAYDMGMKRAGGELDRDISGQVGNMLKMVPDQTKVDMIRQQLSGTMMIKIATDEGDALIGIGFVGPADLVNPRCTIETSEAELNEMRETRMPPQQAFMAGKIRLGGDMSLAMTAGMLLAPM
- the gap gene encoding type I glyceraldehyde-3-phosphate dehydrogenase produces the protein MTRVAINGFGRIGRVAARLWMNDPAGIEIVAVNDLAPIEQMAHLLEFDSIHGRLASPVKAGGGEIVAGGRRFRYTSVPEPEKLPWKELGVDIVLECTGRLLKTELAKKHLDAGARRVILSAPPKSPEIRTFAYKVNHETYDPKTDLVISNASCTTNCLAPMAMVLDSAFDITAGLMVTVHSYTNDQNIHDAPHKKDLRRARGAALSMIPTTTGAAKAVGLVLPHLKGRLSGYAVRVPTPDVSLTDLTVQVSRKADRDAVNEAMRKAAEGSLRGVLEYEDRPLVSVDFTGNPASCIFDSRLTQTMGDGLVKVVGWYDNETGYSARMLDLARYVGGRL
- a CDS encoding SDR family oxidoreductase; the protein is MKILVTGATGFVGSHVARALLRLGHEVTLFHRKSSKLDILEGDEARMGHAIGDLGDAESCLAAARGQEAVFHVAGDVDQGDGDVERQYRINVQGTRNICEGALQHRIRRFVHTSSVSAIGYSPYGAECDETTPFNFGPLGLTYMETKNQAEFVVQEYVRRGLNAVIVNPSTLYGPGDRKSLMAESVRAAAMGRMPAVPSGGMNWVYVDDVTSCHLLAFEKGRTGERYIAAGENMAFLEFARRIARLNGRRGPLATIPPVVSVAGARVIRAASWLTRRPPPFSVPSARVSAERLYYSSRKAVSELGYRITPFDEGMKRTLAWMRHAGYLKD